A window of the Sabethes cyaneus chromosome 1, idSabCyanKW18_F2, whole genome shotgun sequence genome harbors these coding sequences:
- the LOC128738688 gene encoding acyl-CoA Delta-9 desaturase, protein MAPNNTSAVAPPTDICQLDSERQRRPTNSNLVNKSDGNNNQIQSKHPTAEPLEFQPEIRWPDFFAQLFLHLGFLMGVWQLVTLQTKFYTVVWTLLLIWGSGFGITAGAHRLWSHKSYKAKWPLRLVLMFLFTICGQRDAYTWAHDHRVHHKYSETDSDPHNAKRGFFFAHVGWVFLTPHPDVVAKRKIIDMSDLEADPIVMWQKKYYLPLFVLLVIGFPVLVPYYYWGESLWVSFWVCFTMRFTTTLNIAFFVNSVAHMFGNRPYDKNISPVENLSVSIAAMGEGWHNYHHVFPWDYKTGELKGYMFNVTTGFIDAFARIGWAYERKSVSPEIIERRAAKYGDGTRFLSDEFAHKDAVWGFGDKDILPEDLDDIIKRQE, encoded by the exons ATGGCTCCGAACAATACCAGTGCGGTAGCGCCCCCAACCGACATCTGCCAGTTGGACTCGGAACGACAGCGGCGCCCCACTAACAGCAATCTAGTCAACAAAAGCGATGGGAACAACAACCAAATACAGTCCAAACATCCCACTGCGGAACCACTCGAATTTCAACCGGAAATCCGCTGGCCAGATTTCTTCGCACAGCTGTTTCTGCATTTAGGATTCCTGATGGGCGTCTGGCAGCTGGTAACACTGCAAACGAAATTCTACACCGTCGTGTGGA CACTGCTGCTGATATGGGGTTCCGGTTTCGGAATTACTGCCGGCGCTCATCGCCTTTGGTCTCATAAATCGTACAAAGCCAAATGGCCCCTACGCCTAGTACTGATGTTCCTATTCACCATTTGCGGACAG CGTGATGCCTACACATGGGCTCACGATCACCGGGTGCACCACAAGTATTCGGAAACGGACTCCGACCCGCACAACGCGAAGCGAGGATTTTTCTTTGCCCATGTCGGTTGGGTATTCCTTACTCCCCATCCGGATGTAGTTGCCAAGCGAAAGATCATCGACATGAGCGATTTGGAAGCTGATCCAATTGTGATGTGGCAAAAGAA ATACTACCTGCCACTGTTCGTCCTGTTGGTAATCGGTTTCCCGGTGCTAGTGCCATATTACTACTGGGGCGAAAGCTTGTGGGTGTCTTTTTGGGTGTGCTTTACGATGCGATTTACCACCACGCTCAATATTGCCTTCTTCGTGAATAGTGTGGCTCACATGTTCGGCAATCGACCTTACGATAA gAACATTAGCCCGGTGGAGAATTTGTCGGTTTCGATCGCTGCCATGGGCGAAGGATGGCACAACTATCACCACGTGTTTCCGTGGGATTACAAAACAGGCGAACTGAAGGGTTACATGTTTAATGTAACCACCGGTTTCATCGATGCATTCGCCCGAATTGGGTGGGCTTATGAAC GAAAGTCCGTTTCGCCGGAGATTATCGAACGACGAGCGGCGAAGTACGGCGATGGGACACGCTTTCTAAGTGACGAATTTGCACACAAGGATGCGGTTTGGGGCTTCGGCGATAAGGATATCCTACCGGAGGATCTCGATGACATTATAAAACGACAGGAGTAA
- the LOC128738703 gene encoding acyl-CoA Delta12-desaturase: MSTTEASTPATGTENTEPVPKDHTNPDSSSSKEADPADGTSRDNKREASWPSVLFYIHLNILGVYGILVLFSHTSAITFVFTFLLTLCGILGVTAGAHRLWAHRAYQASTLLRIFLMLCQTMAGQGSIYDWVRMHRLHHEKFRTADDPFYSDKDFLHAQVFANIRKLSPRQEKMLAKVDMTDLESDGVVMFQKRFYWFLYPVLFVLLPINAPLEYWGDTVQAAIFVAFSLRYLLVLNVSWLINSAHFIWGLDKNHKQSDSNMVFVVTKSYWPQYHYLLPFDYQSGEFGNYGSGCTTAFIRICTAMGMATKLQTMTTEAVKKGLTMAVDSGRPIVDCLKQAGAEDMCNLQREHYLKNERLH; this comes from the exons ATGTCGACGACTGAAGCTTCCACCCCCGCAACCGGAACGGAAAACACCGAACCCGTTCCGAAGGACCACACCAACCCAGACAGTTCATCCTCCAAAGAAGCCGACCCAGCCGACGGTACCTCACGCGACAACAAGCGAGAAGCCAGCTGGCCCTCGGTGCTATTTTACATCCACCTCAACATCCTAGGCGTGTACGGAATTTTGGTTCTTTTTTCTCACACTTCAGCGATAACGTTTGTGTTCA CATTCTTATTAACCTTATGTGGAATTTTGGGCGTCACTGCTGGCGCTCATAGGCTGTGGGCACATCGAGCCTACCAGGCGTCCACCCTCCTGAGAATCTTCCTGATGCTCTGCCAAACCATGGCCGGACAG GGCTCCATTTACGATTGGGTTCGCATGCATCGGTTGCATCACGAAAAATTCCGCACCGCAGACGATCCGTTCTACAGCGACAAGGACTTCCTGCATGCGCAAGTGTTCGCCAACATCCGCAAACTAAGTCCGCGCCAGGAGAAGATGCTGGCCAAAGTTGACATGACCGACTTGGAGTCGGATGGAGTAGTAATGTTCCAAAAGCGTTTCTACTGGTTCCTTTATCCGGTGCTCTTTGTGCTGCTACCGATTAATGCGCCACTGGAATATTGGGGTGATACTGTGCAGGCCGCCATCTTTGTGGCGTTCTCCCTGCGTTATCTGCTAGTGCTGAACGTGTCCTGGTTGATCAACTCGGCACACTTCATCTGGGGTTTGGATAAGAACCACAAACAGAGCGACTCCAACATGGTATTCGTGGTGACTAAAAGCTATTGGCCGCAGTATCACTACCTGCTGCCGTTCGACTATCAGAGTGGCGAGTTTGGAAATTACG GTTCCGGTTGTACGACCGCGTTCATTCGGATTTGTACTGCCATGGGAATGGCTACCAAGCTGCAAACCATGACGACGGAAGCCGTGAAGAAGGGTCTAACGATGGCCGTCGACAGTGGTCGACCAATCGTGGATTGTCTGAAGCAAGCCGGTGCCGAGGATATGTGCAACTTGCAGCGCGAGCATTACCTAAAAAACGAGAGACTTCACTAG